The following are from one region of the Geoalkalibacter subterraneus genome:
- the cas2 gene encoding CRISPR-associated endonuclease Cas2, translating to MMVLVSYDVATTDSAGAKRLRKVARICTNHGQRVQYSVFECIVDPAQWVVLRQQLIRAIDDAQDSLRFYFLGANWRKRVEHIGAKVAIDQEGPLIL from the coding sequence ATGATGGTGCTTGTAAGTTATGACGTAGCGACAACCGATTCAGCAGGCGCCAAGCGGTTGCGCAAGGTGGCCCGGATTTGTACCAATCACGGCCAGCGGGTTCAATATTCTGTGTTTGAGTGCATCGTCGATCCAGCGCAATGGGTCGTGTTACGCCAGCAGCTTATTCGGGCTATCGATGATGCGCAGGACAGCCTCAGATTTTATTTCCTGGGAGCGAATTGGCGGAAACGGGTCGAACATATTGGGGCAAAGGTCGCAATAGACCAAGAGGGCCCTCTAATACTTTAG